One Achromobacter xylosoxidans A8 genomic region harbors:
- a CDS encoding class I SAM-dependent methyltransferase: MTQIDSRMALGQFPTPGWAAEALYERHFSHLGRGDVVWEPTCGPGSFLAVVPPEVDAFGSELDPALAHAAAAATGRLVLQGDFETVALPLSPTAVIGNPPFQLDLIDRLLRRVHSVLPSGGQAAFLLPAYAFQTAARVAGYAESWSIEQEMIPRNIYPGLKLPLVFATFTKDGRRRLFGFALYRETADVQQFPRSVRAELDGHRGPVWARAVEAVLRLLGGEADLTSIYEALAPARARPSANPWWKEKVRQTLRRYERFRTIGPSRYALAGAEPARGQQLALI, translated from the coding sequence ATGACGCAGATTGATTCCCGCATGGCGCTGGGGCAGTTCCCCACGCCCGGGTGGGCGGCTGAGGCCCTGTACGAACGCCACTTTTCTCACCTGGGTCGGGGCGACGTGGTCTGGGAGCCGACCTGCGGGCCCGGCTCCTTCCTGGCTGTGGTGCCGCCTGAGGTGGACGCCTTCGGATCGGAGCTCGACCCTGCCCTGGCCCACGCTGCAGCTGCTGCCACCGGTCGGCTCGTGCTGCAGGGAGATTTTGAGACCGTCGCTCTGCCACTATCTCCCACGGCAGTGATTGGCAACCCTCCCTTTCAGCTGGACCTGATTGATCGCCTGCTTCGGCGCGTCCATAGCGTCCTGCCGTCTGGCGGCCAAGCGGCGTTCTTGTTGCCCGCCTACGCATTTCAGACGGCCGCGCGTGTTGCGGGGTATGCCGAGAGCTGGTCGATCGAGCAGGAAATGATCCCGCGTAATATCTATCCGGGGTTGAAGCTGCCATTGGTGTTCGCGACCTTCACGAAGGATGGCCGCAGGCGCTTGTTCGGCTTCGCGCTCTATCGTGAAACGGCCGACGTGCAGCAGTTCCCGCGCAGCGTTCGCGCAGAACTGGACGGTCACCGGGGCCCGGTCTGGGCCCGGGCAGTGGAAGCCGTATTGCGTCTGCTGGGGGGTGAGGCAGACTTGACCTCGATCTACGAAGCGTTGGCGCCGGCGCGCGCCAGGCCGTCGGCAAACCCCTGGTGGAAAGAGAAGGTTCGCCAGACCTTGCGCCGGTATGAGCGCTTCCGGACGATTGGCCCATCGCGCTACGCGCTGGCCGGCGCAGAGCCAGCGCGTGGCCAACAGCTGGCGCTGATCTAG
- a CDS encoding AbiEi antitoxin N-terminal domain-containing protein yields MNTTLARGAPLGVEELASVGVSPALANYYVKTDWLLRLGRGTFAFPADELVPYRCIAFLQAKWPQIHLAGGAALRARGLATPWEQDEVFDFWGGDAIRLPGWFTDRFPARYQQRGAPAAGTPGPGLGTSLVEVGGALVMASEPERAVLEVLSQGARVSPAGMRSLVQSIRAAVPLRSDVLGIEIAQWPRAGVRAAAAALQLVAA; encoded by the coding sequence ATGAACACCACTCTGGCTAGGGGAGCCCCACTCGGCGTGGAGGAGTTGGCGAGCGTCGGTGTTTCGCCGGCCCTGGCCAACTACTACGTCAAGACGGATTGGCTGCTTCGGCTCGGCCGCGGGACATTTGCCTTTCCTGCAGACGAACTAGTGCCGTACAGGTGCATCGCGTTCCTTCAGGCCAAATGGCCGCAGATCCACCTGGCCGGGGGCGCCGCGCTCCGCGCGCGCGGTCTGGCCACGCCGTGGGAGCAGGATGAGGTCTTCGATTTTTGGGGGGGCGATGCAATTCGGCTGCCCGGGTGGTTCACGGATCGATTCCCGGCGCGCTACCAGCAGCGCGGCGCCCCCGCAGCTGGTACGCCTGGGCCAGGCCTGGGCACATCGTTGGTGGAGGTCGGGGGGGCCTTGGTGATGGCTTCTGAGCCGGAGCGTGCTGTCTTAGAAGTGCTTTCGCAGGGCGCCCGTGTCAGCCCGGCCGGCATGAGATCGCTGGTGCAATCAATCCGAGCAGCGGTGCCATTGCGCTCTGATGTGCTGGGCATAGAGATTGCGCAATGGCCACGGGCTGGGGTGCGCGCCGCGGCGGCCGCTCTCCAACTCGTCGCGGCATGA
- a CDS encoding GNAT family N-acetyltransferase, producing the protein MFNAVKLTGLDLGGGAVFVDPGELRGHRIGTYLMDYVVHWARQWPDAIVESIKLQADQGKGEAGLRRNRFYEQFGLRFDYTTEERLAGMSIPMPAGELVECRAWEQNITVHELPTVLARQFSTARETEDELSYLNKTVQDQARELQIAQLKPFRWALRQGWQSLVIPGVITLMAAIAYWQLTN; encoded by the coding sequence ATGTTTAACGCCGTCAAACTCACCGGATTAGACCTTGGCGGGGGTGCAGTTTTCGTCGATCCAGGTGAGCTGCGCGGGCATCGTATCGGTACCTACCTCATGGACTATGTCGTCCACTGGGCCCGGCAATGGCCGGATGCCATTGTGGAATCGATCAAACTTCAGGCGGATCAAGGGAAGGGCGAGGCCGGTCTCCGCCGCAATCGCTTTTACGAGCAATTCGGCCTGCGCTTCGACTACACAACGGAAGAGAGACTGGCGGGGATGTCCATCCCCATGCCCGCCGGAGAGCTTGTGGAGTGCAGGGCTTGGGAACAGAACATCACCGTCCATGAACTGCCCACCGTGCTTGCGCGCCAGTTCTCCACGGCGAGGGAGACGGAAGACGAGCTTAGCTACTTGAACAAGACCGTGCAGGACCAGGCTCGCGAGCTTCAAATTGCGCAACTAAAACCATTCAGGTGGGCGTTGCGACAGGGGTGGCAATCCCTTGTCATTCCCGGCGTGATCACCCTGATGGCAGCGATCGCCTACTGGCAATTGACCAACTAA
- a CDS encoding lasso peptide biosynthesis protein — MMGQAKQRRMAQERVNALFNEIDLARVAGAVQRVCAAASGNLGVDCFDQALLAQSVLQRLGVHAEIVIGYAAWRVGPGGGDVISHFPSSNTTVGAGAAFFHAWLRMGESIFDVTTNTLRLKAQLLDAQDGGKTMVTWEPQYLWMPMANSRSLGEVTMGMRGGIVSYLPHPALQRYVELTRKPTDGYHEDVAWAAYLAPDAKVLGPNSRMAA, encoded by the coding sequence ATGATGGGGCAGGCAAAGCAACGCCGCATGGCGCAAGAACGAGTGAACGCGCTCTTCAACGAGATCGACCTGGCGCGCGTCGCGGGGGCGGTGCAACGCGTATGCGCGGCGGCAAGTGGCAATCTAGGGGTCGACTGCTTCGACCAAGCTCTCTTGGCTCAGAGCGTCTTGCAACGCCTCGGCGTGCATGCGGAAATCGTCATCGGCTACGCCGCATGGCGAGTTGGGCCCGGGGGCGGGGACGTTATTTCCCATTTTCCGTCGAGCAACACCACCGTCGGTGCCGGCGCCGCGTTTTTCCATGCCTGGCTGCGCATGGGGGAAAGCATCTTCGACGTCACCACGAACACGTTACGGCTCAAGGCCCAATTACTCGATGCACAGGATGGCGGGAAGACCATGGTCACCTGGGAACCGCAGTATCTATGGATGCCCATGGCAAACTCGCGCAGCCTGGGAGAGGTCACAATGGGCATGCGCGGCGGCATTGTCTCCTACCTCCCGCACCCGGCGCTGCAGCGGTACGTTGAGCTGACCCGAAAGCCTACCGACGGATATCATGAAGACGTGGCCTGGGCGGCCTACTTGGCACCGGACGCCAAAGTCCTGGGCCCAAACAGCCGAATGGCCGCCTAA
- a CDS encoding GIN domain-containing protein, with protein MKPSAYFLLGILINFAGLAHAFDRTAPSTSQNAKANMTPSSMQSREQGNPPKTALDDPEWTVPASYITENRPLQQISKLAVNGAVDVVFRRSSTPTFYVAGETAEAVASVKTHYEGDRLIIEREGSTFNFSGGSVTINGSGNVVVNGTRIGSAQQGHAADSKSTTVISQGKVIVGLGLPEAPSISLQGNGDIGLIDLKQHALAVSIKGSGNVTASGTATSLSVDVAGSGDVDARDLITTNASLSIAGSGDIEAFVRSSVHARVAGSGDIVVLGNPQQRDHSVAGSGKVKFR; from the coding sequence ATGAAGCCGTCCGCATACTTCCTACTTGGCATCCTCATCAACTTCGCCGGATTGGCTCATGCCTTCGATCGAACGGCTCCCTCGACTTCACAGAATGCAAAGGCAAATATGACTCCATCTTCTATGCAATCACGTGAGCAGGGTAATCCGCCCAAGACGGCACTCGATGACCCTGAATGGACCGTGCCCGCGAGCTACATCACAGAAAATCGCCCACTCCAACAGATCAGCAAACTCGCGGTCAATGGGGCGGTGGATGTCGTGTTCCGCCGCAGTTCCACACCAACGTTCTATGTCGCAGGCGAGACCGCCGAAGCCGTGGCCTCAGTCAAGACCCACTACGAGGGAGATCGCCTGATCATTGAACGAGAGGGTTCTACCTTCAATTTTTCTGGTGGAAGCGTCACGATCAATGGATCCGGTAACGTCGTGGTCAACGGAACGCGAATTGGGTCGGCGCAGCAGGGCCATGCTGCAGATAGCAAATCGACCACAGTCATCAGTCAAGGAAAAGTGATCGTTGGCCTCGGCTTACCTGAGGCCCCCAGCATCAGCCTCCAGGGCAACGGCGATATTGGCCTAATCGACCTCAAACAGCATGCCCTGGCAGTCAGCATCAAAGGATCGGGCAACGTCACTGCGTCTGGAACGGCAACCAGCCTTTCTGTGGACGTTGCCGGCTCCGGCGACGTCGATGCTCGAGATCTCATCACGACCAACGCAAGTCTATCGATCGCCGGTTCGGGGGACATCGAAGCCTTCGTCCGCTCCTCCGTGCACGCACGCGTTGCTGGTTCGGGCGATATCGTCGTCCTCGGAAATCCCCAGCAGCGCGACCACAGCGTCGCTGGATCCGGCAAGGTGAAATTCCGCTGA
- a CDS encoding site-specific integrase, producing the protein MTHPERSRDSLPSLTGDLLHGSLSAWADSPKDAFEVWMDSRRLADSSRVVYRSQWAGFIQYLDTHGVGFDRVDSTLIRTYLEGTDLKLEQRERIHRLIERAFNAITSTHVAATNPAASAAVARRHSWRLAERNDDTDFLDESDHKSAIDWIGSAQAPQVKRPSANSGVSRGRAPRAWVFSRNRAACAVLLSGGLKPSELRELAVNEVYCSSQQGQGTGSASNDIQRRLLEVESSEDSSSVEVTSADVIPAVNEEYCSDSGATLELILLVRGTSTTRERRLRLPAYASEALTRWMIMLRATAPGAGADGFPLFPRGTAGGQLSVRSVEYLVEGFFEGFARQGDADDSRITPQLLRNSFAADLFARGLPREDVQERMGYFLDDSALRLHTAWRIATGRSE; encoded by the coding sequence ATGACCCACCCTGAACGCTCGAGAGACTCCCTGCCCAGCCTGACCGGTGACCTCCTGCATGGTTCGCTCTCGGCATGGGCGGATTCGCCCAAGGACGCATTCGAAGTTTGGATGGATTCGCGCCGTTTGGCGGATTCATCCAGGGTCGTTTACCGCTCCCAATGGGCTGGATTCATCCAATACCTGGATACGCACGGGGTCGGATTCGACCGGGTGGATTCGACCCTTATCCGAACCTACCTGGAAGGTACCGACCTGAAGTTAGAACAGCGTGAACGCATTCACCGCTTGATCGAACGCGCCTTTAATGCCATTACCAGCACCCACGTCGCCGCCACCAACCCGGCGGCATCTGCCGCCGTGGCCAGGCGCCATAGCTGGCGCCTCGCAGAGCGCAACGACGATACGGACTTTTTGGACGAGTCCGACCACAAGAGCGCGATCGATTGGATCGGGTCCGCCCAGGCTCCTCAGGTAAAACGGCCTTCAGCGAACTCTGGGGTGTCCAGGGGGCGCGCTCCGCGCGCCTGGGTTTTCAGCAGAAACAGAGCGGCATGCGCAGTTCTTCTCTCAGGGGGGCTCAAACCGTCCGAGCTCCGCGAACTGGCCGTTAACGAAGTTTATTGTTCTAGTCAGCAAGGGCAGGGGACGGGCAGTGCATCGAATGACATTCAGAGGCGTCTGCTGGAAGTCGAATCCAGCGAAGATTCGAGCTCCGTTGAGGTAACGTCGGCCGATGTCATCCCGGCTGTTAACGAAGAGTATTGTTCTGATTCCGGCGCAACTCTCGAGCTGATTCTACTGGTGCGCGGCACGTCGACCACCCGAGAGCGGCGTTTGCGCCTGCCGGCGTACGCGTCCGAAGCGCTGACCAGGTGGATGATCATGCTGCGCGCCACCGCTCCGGGCGCCGGCGCCGATGGTTTCCCGCTCTTTCCCCGCGGCACCGCCGGCGGCCAGCTCTCCGTGCGATCCGTCGAGTACCTGGTGGAGGGCTTTTTCGAAGGCTTTGCGCGCCAGGGTGACGCCGACGACAGTCGGATCACACCTCAGCTGCTTCGCAACAGCTTCGCGGCCGACCTCTTCGCGCGCGGCCTGCCGAGAGAAGACGTCCAGGAGCGTATGGGCTACTTCCTGGACGATTCCGCTTTGCGCCTGCACACCGCCTGGCGCATTGCCACTGGCCGCAGCGAATAG